TCGGGAGAATTGTCGCAGTGAATCACCTGTAAAGCCCATTACTGGTGCTTGCACATTTAACTTGACGCAATGATGAATTAACTTAATCATTCGCAGTTTGTTCAGACAGCTTGCGCCCATGTTGATTACCACTTTCTGAGCGTCACTAACTTTTACACTTACTCTTCACTCTAGtcattattcttttcatGATAGCCATTGGTCATTCCTCGATCCACCACCCATGAGCTATCCAGGCCAATGTGTCGTTGGCGCGTGGGGTGTCCGGCGGCTGAGGTTGTTTTTCACTTTTTTCCTAAAGCGTAGCGCAAGTTTTAATTTTGAACGTCGATTCGTTGGATTTTAATCTTACGAGCCTCACAAACCTGACAGTTTTGAGAGGCGGTTGGTAGGACTTTTTATTTCAGTCGACTTTAAATTTCTCATTTTTGCCGTTGGATTTCGTGGCACAAGTTTTCGGTTATAAGTTGATCGAATAACAAACTCAAAACTACTCGTTTGTATAGCAGCACGTGGACTATAAAGATGCCAAAGCAACTTAAAGATCTCAAGGAATACCTCGCTGTCTTGAAGCGTTCAGACGCCAAGGGCGTGACCGTATACAAGAAGAAGGGCAAGGGTGGCGTTGTCAACACCAAGTTCAAGGTCAGGTGCTCTCGCTACCTCTACACTCTCTCTGTCCCCAACGCTGCCAAGGCCTCCAAGATTGAGGCCAGCATTCCAAGCAGCTTGGAGAAGAAGGTTATCTCTAGCAAGAAGTAATGGGTGTCTATGTTCTAACTAGTGTTGGTTTTAGACAATCGTAAATGTACTCGCGCTAAATCTTCACTTGTAGTTACTGTCTGAATCCCCGGAGGGATATGGAGCAAGTTTAGAAGCGATCCTTGAGGTCTCTGAGCTTCTTCATGGTGGACTCGATGCTGTCTTGTCCCATGACACTCTGTAAATGACTTGTCCGCATGAATGGGTTGTAAGTTCTCTCTTGTTTGAGGGTGGATGGGACTGTTGGTAGGCCTTGTTTTCTTGTATCCTGAGCCCATTTAAGCTTCTCTGTAACTTCTGGAGATTCGTCTACCGTCTGGGCAAACTTGAGGTTATTGACCGTGTACTCGTGACCGCAGTAAATTAAAGTTTCTGGTGGTAGCACTTCTAGTTTTTGCATAATCTCCAACATCATTTTGGCGGAGCCCTCAAAGAATCGTCCGCATCCAGCAATGAATATCGTGTCCCCTGAATGATTTTATGGGTACAGTATAGCGAAATTGGATGTATAGTAACAAAGCACAAACCTGTAAAGAGAATTGGCTGTAGGTCGGGATTAGTTGGAGAGTGGACAAAGTACATGATCTGTCCAATGGTATGACAAGAGGCCTTGATGCACTTGATTTCCAGACTTCCAAAGGGAATTACATCGCCATCTTGGACACTCTTGGTGACTGCTGGAATTTGCTCGTAGGCTGATCCGACAATCTCAATCTCAGGAATCAACTTCTTGATCTCCCTGTTTCCACCTGTAAT
This region of Theileria equi strain WA chromosome 1, complete sequence genomic DNA includes:
- a CDS encoding 60S ribosomal protein L38, putative (encoded by transcript BEWA_031600A), with the translated sequence MPKQLKDLKEYLAVLKRSDAKGVTVYKKKGKGGVVNTKFKVRCSRYLYTLSVPNAAKASKIEASIPSSLEKKVISSKK
- a CDS encoding hydroxyacylglutathione hydrolase, putative (encoded by transcript BEWA_031610A); amino-acid sequence: MFKDIIKNPCAKVVAVPTLSDNYAYLLIDPVTKNGLCVDPAEPKKVIDAAKDEGVLLKSALCTHKHWDHSGGNREIKKLIPEIEIVGSAYEQIPAVTKSVQDGDVIPFGSLEIKCIKASCHTIGQIMYFVHSPTNPDLQPILFTGDTIFIAGCGRFFEGSAKMMLEIMQKLEVLPPETLIYCGHEYTVNNLKFAQTVDESPEVTEKLKWAQDTRKQGLPTVPSTLKQERTYNPFMRTSHLQSVMGQDSIESTMKKLRDLKDRF